The Dermacentor andersoni chromosome 1, qqDerAnde1_hic_scaffold, whole genome shotgun sequence genomic interval tcgcaggcgacgaaagatctgatcaagaaacgccaatgtatgaaagcctctaaccctacagctagaatagaactggcagaactttcgaagttaatcaacaagcgtaagacatctgacataaggaagtataatatggatagaattgaacatgctctcaggaacggcggaagcctaaaaacagtgaagaagaaactaggaattggcaagaatcagatgtatgcgttaagagacaaagccggcaatatcattactaatatggatgagatagttcaagtggctgaggagttctatagagatttatacagtaccagtggcacccacgacgataatggaagagaaaatagtctagaggaattcgaagtcccaaaggtaacgccggaagaagtaaagaaagccttgggagaaatgcaaagggggaaggcagctggggaggatcaggtaacagcagatttgttgaaggatggtgggcagattgttctagagaaactggccaccctgtatacgcaatgcctcatgacgtcgagcgtaccggaatcttggaagaacgctaacataatcctaatccataagaaaggggacgccaaagacttgaaaaattatagaccgatcagcttactgtccgttgcctacaaaatatttactaaggtaatcgcaaatagaatcaggaacaccttagacttctgtcaagcaaaggaccaggcaggattccgtaaaggctactcaacaacagatcatattcacactatcaatcaggtgatagagaaatgtgcggaatataaccaacccttatatatagctttcattgattatgagaaagcgtttgattctgtcgaaacctcagcagtcatggaggcattaaggaatcagggtgtagacgagccgtatgtaaaaatactgaaaaatatctatagcggctccacagccaccgtagtcctccataaagaaagcaacaaaatcccaataaagaaaggcgtcaggcagggagatacgatctctccaatgctattcacagcgtgtttacaggaggtattcagagacctggattgggaagaattggggataaaaattaatggagaataccttagtaacttgcgattcgctgatgatattgccttgcttagtaactcaggggaccaattgcaatgcatgctcactgacctggagaggcaaagcagaagagtgggtctaaaaattaatctgcagaaaactaaagtaatgtttaacagtctcggaagagaacagcaatttacaataggcagcgaggcactggaagtcgtaagggaatacatctacttagggcaggtagtgacggcggatccggatcatgagacggaaataatcagaagaataagaatgggctggggtgtgtttggcaggcattctcagatcatgaacagcaggttgccattatccctcaagagaaaagtgtataatagctgtgtcttaccagtactcacctacggggcagaaacctggaggcttacgaaaagggttctactcaaattgaggacgacgcaacgagctatggaaagaagaatgataggtgtaacgttaagggataagaaaagagcagattgggtgagggaacaaacgcgagttaatgacatcttagttgaaatcaagaaaaagaaatgggcatgggcaggacatgtaatgaggagggaagataaccgatggtcattaagggttacggactggatcccaagggaagggaagcgtagcagggggcggcagaaagttaggtgggcggatgagattaagaagtttgcagggacggcatggccgcaattagtacatgaccggggttgttggagaagtatgggagaggcctttgccctgcagtgggcgtaaccaggctgatgatgatgatgatgatgatttcatgACTTCATTCCAACTCGTAATTTTTTTTCCTAAGGGTTCAAAGTCTTACTTGGCTAAGAGACAGAAACCTGCGTGTATTCTTTAGAGCAAGACATTTGAGCCCATAATTTCAAACAATACAAGTAATACGACCTATTAGTCGTAGCTGCCGGATCCGTGAGTCTTCATTGCAATCGGCGTGAAAACGCCACATTCACCCCGGCGATGCCGAATGACATCAGGCAGGTACAAATGGGAACTTTTGAAATATTAGCGCAGGTTTGCGTCATCCTTGCAGAAACCATCTGCGCAGTTTCGTTGATATATTTTAACTTGATATATTGATACAAAGAATGTGTTTAATGCATCAACATTTTATTCCGAAATCATTGCTAGGATTCAGTCAATGTGGCAGGGGAGCAAACTACATAGGACCCGTTGTAAGTACTCCAGCAGTTAAACTGACAGTGTTCGTGCAAGCGAAGGTGCCGTTTCGACTGTGGTGGATGAGTGCGTGCACAGTATGGTGCCCCGACTGCGCCGTTCGTCCTATGCCAGCCAGCATATTCAGTCTTTGAGGAGAACGAACTGCAAGTAGCCCGATTACAAAGCACGACTTTACTTCTTGTGAACATTGTTTTAATAAAACATAAATTGAACCATTTTTGTCGTAGCTAGTAATTGTCTGAATAATACTTTAATAATTGCAGCATTTCTGATGACGCCTGGAAGTACCAGTGGAACACACAGCCCACGCCGATAACCGACGGGAGTTACAACGTCGACGGTACGTAGGCGATGGTCATTTGCCACCAGTGGAACTTGCGGAGGCAGTTCACAACAAACACAGGAGATAGCCCCTACGGTTACCGGGGCAACGGTACATTTATTGGGCATAAAGAGGCCCTTTACCAGCACCGTCAAGACGGTTTCCGCATGAGCCAGTTTGTAACTGTCCTTATTGAGAAATTTGCGTTTATCTGAATATATGCAAACTGATACATAACTTATGCAGTAGAAACTTTTGAATGAATAGATTCTTGTATCGGTTGTCAGGTAAAGGACGCTGCTAGATGATAAGGGCAGAAGCCGAGACTGTGCATTCCACGCAGCGAATAATTCGCTCGCAAATTGAATCATCGCTTGACCATTGTTCTACAATTTTATTCGCCAAGCAGAATCGCAGTCGGCTCGTCTTTCTAATATCGTTATGTTTCCCTCAAACCAATCAAGCTCGTTGGCATAGCAAGTGCTTTGATTCGAGTGCAGATTAAGACGTGCAATTAGGGTGGCGTATGAGATGTGTTTACGGGAGGGTCGTAACGGTACTGCCAGGTTTTTTGCCCAGTGCGATAATTGCTCACGTGTAGCAGGTTGGATCAGCCAACGTATCCCGTTTCGGCCGACTGCAGATGTCACAGCATACAATTTGGGGCAGCCAGAAATATTTTACAATTAAGCCCTTGGTCACTTCATAACAAGCTAGCCAAGTCACAGCCACTACATAAACAACgttaacaataaatgaaaatgtAAGGCAAGGATCTACAAAATTGTCTGCGAGTTGTTTGCGCTCTGTTGCCTTAAACCTTTACAAAATGACCCAACTATACGCTTCTCAAACAACATTATTCGTGTTGACAGAGTAACGATCTTAACATCCAACGATTTCCAATGGGTATGCCACTACTTCAAAAGTGTGACGCTTTGTGAACAAGAAAATCTGCGCCATGTTGAAACACCGGCCTTTcaaactgaatgttcttttttgtaaGGCGGTTAGCATTCCTTGCATACATGAAGCATCATTCGTTCTGCCAGTATCTATGCAACCACTTTCTCAGGCCTGACGAACGTTGCGGCTTGAACGGTGCGACTGATAAAATTGACGATGCCAGATAATGAAGATTAGTTTCTTAAATTACGCTTATGCAATCACACTAGTTCCTCTGAAGTGAAAGATGATGAAACTCAAATCTTTGGTTCCGGTGGTTGGAAATCCGCTTTTGAACTTTTCTTTGACTTACGAAGGCGCAGAGACTCAGGCATGTGGATGTAACAATGCCATAAACATTCTTAGCTAACTTCCTTCCACCCCCTTCATGTTTTAAATAAAAGTCTATTCTACAATGCGCCGTGTCCCTGCAGTTTTAATGCTAATTGCAGTAGCGTCGATGGTCTTCCTGAGGAAGTCTCTCCTTTAATTTCAGCTTTTTTCTACTGTCACATTTTCCTTTCAATTTCACGCGATTTCTCCACAGTTGTAGGGAACATGTGCGCCTAGCTATAATACTTGCAGCGCTATCCATGCAGTCCACATTTTAACGCGCTTTAACGCTTTCGGTTGCATAGTTCAGTGGCATTGCCCCGTGAATTAACACTTCTACATTTCTTTCCAAGTTGATCTGGTGCCTGCAATATGATTCTCAGATATGGGCATTGAGCAATCTTTTCGATAGTTGTACTATAGTCTGTTGATGGCCTACAGAGGAACATTGGCGAGGACACCCGTTTGGCGTTCCTAATGAGCTGCTAGACAAGCAGTGCTTACAGCCGGTGCTTAGGAACTTGAGCTACCGGAGTCACCAAATAGGTTTGGGATAATCAGTCTCTGAAAGGTGAGTACATCGTTGGATGACGCACCTATCTGTCATACAAGTTCATTAAATTAAGGGCAAACATCAAACAAATTTAAATTCCCTCGGTAGAAATGCCTCCTCTCACTTTGTCGTCGTCTGAGTCTGGCTATGTCTGCTCCTCGTAATAGATGATCAATAAGCAAGAACTTCGTGAGGCATCTAATGTGCTTGTTACTGGATATTATAACAAATATATTGGGCCAGCGGTTCCATGCACGAAAACCGACGTGTCCTTTTTCATTTTGAGCACTGTCGTGGTAATGCTCGTGCTTTGAGAGAAAACGTGATAACCTTCAGAATAATCCAATAGTGCACAATCTTGATCGTGCTCGGCTTCCTCATCGCCCCGAAGTTCTTGCATGAATTCAAGAATGTTGCAGAAAGAAAAGGAACCTTTTACAGAAGCACAACAATAAAGCTTCCCTACCACTAAAAGCTTCTTGCCTTGCACCATAAGCATGAAATATCCATTTCCCATAAATTGGCCCATTACTATTGCGAATGAACACATTTACTATACTTTTGTCATACAGGTGTCACTGACAACGGGAGCACGAGTTACCAGCACCTGGGGTTCATCAGCAGCATCAATAACGCAAGGCCCAGCTCAAGCCTCGCTGGCAAGGAGGAAGCATCAGCCAATTTTGAAGACTACGCCACGTAAGTTCACATTTAGAAAACTTCCATTGCAAAGCAACTCAGAGACGACAGGAATGGCTACCCGTGTAGCAATATGCCTCTATTCGGTATGTTCTCCTTGGGAGGGCTAGCTCTGATGGCTGAAACAGGTACTGCATAAGCAGTTTTGAGCGTTCAGCCGACGCAGCCTGCCCTGACATACTTCATGGTTGCAACAGCGCCATCGGACCCGCGCAGAGTTACAAGGAGGGAACACCACAGGGCACTGTGGGCACCCCATGCCGCAACCCCGAAACTACACAAGCTCACCCGATTTCCCATCCTGTTAACAGGCTGCAATGTGCGGTACACTTGCAAGTTTGTAACCTGCTTACTCATTGCCAATTATGGAATATGTGAAGATTGTCAGGAGAACATACTCATCACAGGTTCGTAAAATGAAACAAGGTTATGTCCGAGTTTACCGAGGCAATACAGCAAGGGTACGCCGGCAGTAAGCAGAGTCTTCGAAGTTATTCTGAAGTCGACCACTAaagcatgccttataatcagatcacGGTTTCAGTACGTAAAAACCCAGATTTTAGGTTTTATGTCAACGTCTGTTTTCACAGAGGACTGGCGACGTTTGATGAGGAGCGCTGGCCCTTGAAAAACAGCGGTGGTGGGATCAGGCTAGCGAGCGGGCGGAGTTAGCACACGCACTTCTTCCTTCTTGACCTTCCCGTCTCTTCTTTGCACTGTCCACACTACTGCAAGTGGCAACATTTTAAATATGTTTACCTCCACAAAAATGTTCCAAAGGCCGCAAGAAGAAAAGTATTAGGTAGCACTTTGTTAAGCAGTTGCCGAGCCGCAGGTATTTAGCCTGCCATACTTGTCGATGAGAGAGAGTTCGCACTTAGCACGATACGTAATTTTGACACGAGAAAGGTTAAGCGGAATGCTCATGCGCGTCTTATACCGATAAGACGGCAAGTTGAAGTGCTTGTGTAACCAAGTGGCAGCATCTTGTCCGGCCCAGATGGCCCCACTTTGATCCCCAAttagagctttctttctttctgtccggTGAAAGAGCAAGAAACAAATGGTAGAAGTGACGTCAATGTGCTTGGCTCGATTTCGCCagtgcaggagcaagttaaacgtgtCAGTTCaaatcaggaccctctgtcctcactctcgaacACAGtctgcttttaataccgtcgtcttccctaggcgagtcgactagggaatctcaagactgtccagcagcaaatcaccttcctttggcaggcattctcagatcatgagcagcaggttgccattatccctcaagagaaaagtttataacagcggtgtcataccagtactcacgtacggggcggaaacctggaggcttacgaaaagggttctacttaagttgaggatgacgcaacgagctatggaaagaaggatgataggtgtaacgttaagggataagaaaagagcagattgggtgagggaacaaacgcgagttaatgacatcttagttgaaatcaagaaaaagaaatgggcatgggcaggacacgtaatgaggagggaagatcaccgttggtcattaagagttacggaatggattccaagggaaggaaagcatagtagagggcggcagaaagttaggtgggcggatgagattaagaagtttgcagggacaacatggccacaattagtacatgaccggggtagttggagaagtatgggagaggcctttgccctgcagtgggcataaccaggctgatgatgatgatgatgaaatcacCTTCGTCGACTCCGtggcgataccacgcccatgctcacCATAACCCGTAGTATCTCCGCCACCCAAGAAGTGGGTGTGGGTTCTGTGGAGAGAAGTGAACCGGCGGCACCTATAGTTCGTTCGTCCTtgtttaacccccccccccccaacagccCGCCGCGACTTTCTTCTTCGCTCTGGCGGGCTGAGGGCCTTTCGTGTAACTCTGCAAAAGCCTGTTTACACGCTGTCTTCAAGGCTCGATAAGTGCCGAGGGAAGGGGGGGGTGATTTTACTCGTGTAATTACCTGTGCCTATCAATTTGTTGTTGAGCTTCCCCCTTTTCAGCCTTTTTTCATGTTTCTAGGCAATGGTGGGGTGATTGCTTTTAGTCGTTGCCCACgccgcgttgacgtctggataggaggggcggtggtttgacacgtgtaaaacgttcaattaacacccttggtggtgttgagacgtaacactaTTCGTATTTTTCCGTGGACTGCATTGCCCCGCTAACAACTTAGTGTTGTTCAGTGCAAGAAGGGCCGGCCTTGTTTCGAACGCACTGAAATGTTATCTTTGATTGCATCTTTTTAGTTTCACCGCAACCTGTCTGTCTAATCGGATTCCATGCGTGGGGCCAATTGcctagtactttctggaagaagCGCCGGCAACCGgaattacgctggaaccttctaTGAGTCATATACGAGGGTGCCACAGCTAGTTTTAGCAGGGTTTAATGATATTGACTCTTCTGATACTTCTGATACTCACTCTTCTATTGAGTAAGTCGCACTATTTTTGATATTGTGCTTAATTGTATGATTAGTCAaggttaattaaccaacttcggaagcaactaaggcaggcaaaaaaaatccgataagaaagttgcagagcggtttgcaaaacgtgcGATTAGGCAGTTTCCAGCGTTCTTACTATTCGGCATTATAGTGTCTTTCTGCTTACCGCAGATGccctcaaaataaaaaaaataccgcGTGAGACTCCGCTTGCGGGCCGTGATGGCAGCGCCCCCAAAcgctccgcgtacaaacgaacgtaGCATTTAGCCGGATGCGGATGTGCTGCCGCTGTGCCTGCtcatcgctatcatgaaccgccgcgagggaagcataTCGGCGACGTGtgtcgcacagccaacgcctgtgTCACTTCCCTGTCTCCATTTAAGGGTCAGCGTGCCCTGCAAGATGTTATGTTCGTTGGTACGCGGagagtttgggagcgctgcaatcacgatgGCATGCGGACATGTGACGTAGTATTTTCCTTTTGTACTTTGCGGGCACCTGCAGTAAACGGAAAAAATATTAATACCTAACATATAGAAAGTTCGATACTGCTTATTCAGGCGTTTTGCAAGGTGCTCTGCAACTTCCTCTTTGGAATTTTTAGCACAACTTCGTTGCCTCAGACTTTTCTTAAATAATGAGTAATTGTGAAAGTAAGCAAAATAATAAATAGGGCAATAGTGCAAGAAtaaatttttaaactctggctaaatttacctgggacaccctgcataaaagccgacgcacttgccCCGCAGATCGTTTTTCACAATCGCCGACCTTTCTGACTGCTGTTATTGTGCTTAAGTTGCctgttttcatcggcggaagttcgcccaataaagagctaAATTTGTAGCTCCCAGTTTTCATACTTAGTCTTCAGTGTCACTACAACAACATAATAATTCATAGCAAACATACAAGCAGTTCAATGTTTATTTTCACTATTACCCATTACCGCATTGCACCATTAACCTGGTGGGATGGCGGCAGCTATGTTCTACGTTTTCTTCTAGCGGTGGAGTTTTCGTAGCTCGTCAAGGTTGgcgtctgagaaaaaaaaaggaacctcgCTGTAGCGTGGCAAAACAGGCTTTGGCAGCTCGGTCGGGACGCGTTGACAAATGACACTACGCGGTTTCCGAGATGGTAAGATGGATGTGCGTGTGTCCGCCATGAGCAATCGCTAAGTGGCGAGCGTCGCTATATTAAGCACAAGTTTGAGACAATAGGCGGAACACGTTACGAAGGGGCTCGACAGTTTCTGGCTAGAGATCAACGACCTTTGTTACACTCTGAACAGCTTGCTGCATGCTAAGATGCCTCAAGATGAACCTACGGCCAATATAAATGATAGTGTATACCCTTGCGCGCGCATCCACGGAATATGTCTAGCCTTCAAAGCGCCGCAGTAGGCGAGTCTTCCCGTACTCGCACCTACAATGAATCGACTGTTTTACTTCGAACATAAATCGTGTGAGGCGGTTAAGAAAGAGCGTTATCTTTGCTGCGTGCAAATACAGGAGCCGTAGAGGTTCCGACTATATTAGAAGAAGACTGGCGCATTGCATTTCCGTTGGATGCATGGGAATGCAGGATGCGGTGACTATGGATGAACATCGTTCTCGCAGAGCCAGGAGACCTCGAATGCGGCCAGGCAAGCAACGCTTCGTCTTTAATGAGGGTTCATTTGTTTACAAAATCAGTACGTAATGAGCACTACTGTACGAAAAAAGTAGTATCTTCTTAATTACACAAATAAAATGTTATTGAAATATAGTGACTTGTGCTGGGATGTACAGGTACATTAAACGCATAGTGCTAGCGTGCTGTTGAAGTTGAAGAACAGACAATATTTGCGTTAGCATTGCAACAGCTTGTGAAGGTATGCTTATGTACTGTAGATGGGCAAAGTTTATTGAAAGACCAAATGGCAGTTAATGAAATCTTTTTACAAATATTTCATTTGAATAAATATTATCTGTGAAGCCATGACCATGTTTCACGCCATTCCACGTTCGAGACGACGCCTCGGACACCCATAACCCAGCATTCCAAAGGTGGCACAACGCGGTTAGCGAACTGGCATAAACCGTAATACCACATTTCCCTATAGGTATTATTGTCAGAACCTTTATAACAGACTCTCGAGGCCTGCTCGCGTCGTCGGTACCACCGTTCTGCCCTAAGTATGACGGCACATGTGCGGCCCAGGCAGACACTTGGTAGTCACGTGAACTTCTGCGAGGCGGTGGGGGTGACCAAGAGACGGCGAGCAGGGAACTCAGTACGCACTGGCTTCTCGCTCACCAAGTACTGTAGGTGGCCTGATCTGTGCTTCGGCATTCAAGTGTAAAAGGGAGCGGCATCAGGGAACGTTCGCTTTGGGGCAGTCACCTGTAGGTTCCTTTACCCGTTTTCCTCGTAACACCATTGTGGTGACTACGAGTGTTCGTTGTCGTTACGATTAGTAGCATGCATGTGTTGGCGCACATGACACAATAAGTGTTTGGTTAATAGGCGTGCTCTTTTTGGACATTACACTGTCTATAATGCCACGAGCTTTACTTTGTTTATTGATCTAATACCTTGCTATACCTGTAATAGCTTCGTCTTCGTCTTGGCAAGACTTCTTAATCTTGATCTCGTAGCTGGCGGTATATTGCCTCAGACCAATATATCTGTGTAGCCGGTGTCTGCGTATCTATATTGGCGTGTATACATGTATTTCTGTACTTCATGAGTTGCGTGCCCTTGCTGAACCATTGGCATCAGCTGCAAtctttgttcgaccactgttacCCACACCACGCCTAGGGTTCATGCACATGCTTCGTTTTCTAGAATTTCCGAAGACACCCGGGTTCACCAAGGTAACACCCAGTACCAACCGGGTGAAGGCACGTCCACCGTCTTCGGTAAGTCTGAGAAAGTTTTTGGCCGCTGTTATACCACGTCTTGCCTTGAAGGTGATTAAGGAATGTTACGTCTGCTAGAGCAGATGTCGTATTCAAACAGCATTACCGCTGGCTCGGAGCTATATGGTTCTACGCTGGTCAATCTGAGCTGAAGATTCTGCATGGTTTCGTCTTCACGAAATTGAAATGTTGTACCATGGACTTACGTTCACATGTGACAAGGTCTGACAGGCTATTCGCTGTGGTGATAAAGCTGCTCGCACATGTACGAACATCGTCTGGTCGCTAGGATGGTTCCTAGATTATCCTTCAGCGATTCCTGATGCAGATTTAACAGACGTATGAAAGCAGTATGTGCATTTGTAAGGTAGCGGGTTGCCGAAAAAAGCAGAATGCAGCATGCACGAGAAGACATCTCCTGGCCATGTGAGATGTTTGTCCCAACTGCGAAGCACGCGTTCTTGGTTTACTGTACAAGATATCGTGCCCTCGTCGTGAAGAGAGGAATCAGCGGTAAGCTCTTAAAGCCTTGCATTAGTAGCAATGCTTCTTCTTGGGCTGTATATTCAAGTAGATAACTGCATGATGAATCGAACTGGGCTGCTCTTCTAGTTCTTTCCCTATAGACTGCATGAAAATGAGATCCTGCAAAATAATCGTTATCATTGGGTGGAACGAAGAGCAGCAGACTTAGACGAAGACGGCGTACCACAAGGTATATACGATGGGCGTGTGCTATGTACCCCGTATGTACTATGAAACtatgtatataatatatatgcaCTATGTATGTACTATGAAACGCGAACAGCAGAGAGCATAAGTGAAAGTACTAGCTATGCAGTCATCACAATTCACAGGCACGCACATCCGGTTTGAGAGCACTGAGCGATGATGCCCCGTATCTGCGGTGCTGCTTCCTTTTCCGGTTATCTTTTATTTGGAAGCGAAAAAAGACGACGCCGCGGTAATGACACCTGCGCGAACTATAGCACGCGTTAAGTTTAACGCCGGTTGCACGTACGGTGTCGCAACACTGTGCGCTCATACTCGGCCTATACTTCAAAATTCTAGCTCTTGCtttgtttcattgttttttattttcatttctcgcTATCAGATATCAGAACCAGAACATGAACGACGATATCGCAGTACAGCGGCAGTGC includes:
- the LOC126516902 gene encoding uncharacterized protein, translating into MASSTRVNHTQPSTRRAGMEEASAIPENIAGISDDAWKYQWNTQPTPITDGSYNVDGVTDNGSTSYQHLGFISSINNARPSSSLAGKEEASANFEDYATMR